A single region of the uncultured Draconibacterium sp. genome encodes:
- a CDS encoding HAD-IIA family hydrolase, whose product MRTKSFRSVVKNYRAVFFDAFGVLKNHSGLIEGVGNTFKYLESKGIPYYVLTNDSSRSPEELSNWYQKRGLTTITTDKILSSGMLAMEFFKTKLANGKAVAYLGTKDSAHYLETAGQKTVPISDVDLNDLEHIKSFAFLDDEGFDWNKDIDKTINLLRHKNMTVIVANTDINYPVNKNDISVAIGGLADLVEQILGKKFIRFGKPDAQMFLLAYERAMQDVPNIQRNEILMVGDTLFTDIIGGNKFGLDTVLVLSGNTLPDNANIKIISSGIIPTYVCDSAVIDF is encoded by the coding sequence ATGAGAACAAAAAGTTTTAGAAGTGTAGTGAAAAACTACAGGGCCGTATTTTTTGATGCTTTTGGTGTATTAAAAAATCATTCGGGACTGATTGAGGGAGTAGGAAATACTTTCAAATATTTAGAATCGAAAGGAATTCCTTATTACGTATTAACCAACGACTCATCAAGAAGTCCGGAGGAACTATCGAACTGGTATCAGAAAAGAGGCCTGACCACTATTACCACCGATAAAATTTTATCATCGGGAATGCTGGCCATGGAGTTCTTTAAAACAAAACTGGCCAACGGAAAAGCGGTGGCATACCTTGGAACTAAAGATTCGGCTCACTACCTGGAAACAGCGGGGCAAAAAACAGTCCCCATCAGCGATGTAGACCTGAACGATCTGGAACACATAAAATCGTTTGCTTTTCTCGACGATGAAGGATTTGACTGGAATAAGGATATCGACAAGACCATCAATTTGCTGCGCCACAAAAATATGACCGTTATTGTTGCTAACACCGACATTAACTACCCGGTAAATAAAAACGATATTTCGGTTGCCATAGGTGGGCTGGCCGATCTGGTTGAACAAATTTTAGGGAAGAAATTTATACGTTTCGGAAAACCCGATGCCCAAATGTTCCTGCTGGCTTACGAACGTGCTATGCAGGATGTTCCCAACATTCAAAGAAACGAGATTTTAATGGTTGGCGACACGCTTTTCACCGATATTATTGGCGGAAACAAATTCGGATTGGACACCGTACTCGTTTTATCGGGAAATACATTACCGGATAACGCGAATATTAAAATTATCAGTTCGGGAATTATTCCAACTTACGTTTGCGACTCGGCAGTTATTGATTTTTAA
- a CDS encoding histidinol-phosphate transaminase has translation MIRKQIEIKRHLFEETSHSPSLVDIVGEEQLDDVVDFCFIENPYFPGEALIRRLQDKLPEVLKAYPSSNPKLAQQDLAAVLHIKPEYLVLGNGATELITIIQNNFVEDMGIPVPTFSEYIDKIQNLEKVKLFQLPAGKQYQLDLEEYADWLIDEKISSALIINPGNPTGQLLSIEKITAFLNRTKHLKLVLLDESFIDFAGEEIPSLMPVVEQFQNLVIVRSMSKHCGVPGLRLGYCCTANEYFLQQIRNALPVWNINTLAEYFLTQLKDSDIEYHQARRHVISDVRELHEALRNIKGYEVYPTNSNFILVKINFAMSAYDLQMKLLQDFGVYVRDCSNKIGLDDKHIRIASKGRDKDQLLIHALKAVAAEL, from the coding sequence ATGATAAGGAAGCAAATTGAAATAAAACGTCACTTATTTGAAGAGACTTCGCATTCGCCATCGTTGGTTGATATTGTTGGAGAAGAACAACTGGATGATGTGGTGGATTTTTGTTTCATTGAAAATCCTTATTTCCCTGGAGAAGCATTAATACGCAGACTTCAGGATAAACTACCCGAAGTACTTAAAGCATACCCATCGAGTAACCCAAAACTTGCGCAACAGGATTTGGCTGCCGTTTTGCACATAAAACCCGAATACCTTGTTTTGGGAAATGGCGCCACCGAGCTGATTACGATTATTCAAAACAACTTTGTTGAGGATATGGGAATCCCTGTTCCAACTTTTAGCGAATACATCGATAAGATTCAGAACCTTGAAAAGGTGAAGTTGTTTCAGTTACCTGCCGGCAAACAATATCAGCTTGATTTGGAAGAATATGCTGATTGGCTGATTGATGAAAAAATTTCTTCAGCGCTAATTATTAATCCCGGAAATCCAACGGGGCAGTTGCTTTCGATTGAAAAAATAACCGCTTTTTTAAACCGTACGAAGCATTTAAAGCTGGTGCTGCTTGATGAGTCGTTTATCGATTTTGCAGGCGAAGAAATTCCAAGTCTCATGCCTGTGGTTGAACAGTTTCAGAATTTGGTAATTGTACGCAGCATGAGTAAACATTGCGGTGTGCCGGGCTTACGTTTGGGCTATTGCTGCACCGCCAACGAATATTTCCTGCAACAAATAAGAAATGCATTGCCCGTTTGGAATATAAACACGCTGGCCGAGTACTTTTTAACACAGCTAAAAGATTCCGATATTGAATACCACCAGGCCCGCAGACATGTTATTTCGGATGTTAGGGAACTACATGAGGCACTGCGTAATATTAAAGGATATGAGGTTTACCCCACGAACAGTAATTTTATTCTGGTGAAAATAAATTTTGCCATGAGCGCCTACGATTTGCAAATGAAATTACTGCAGGATTTTGGCGTGTACGTGCGTGACTGTTCCAACAAAATAGGGCTTGATGATAAGCACATCCGAATTGCATCAAAAGGCCGTGATAAGGATCAATTACTGATTCATGCACTGAAAGCGGTGGCAGCAGAGTTGTAA
- a CDS encoding glutamine synthetase beta-grasp domain-containing protein: MKSKLEYIWLDGSVPTQQLRAKTRVADNFSGKLEDCPVWSFDGSSTNQAGGGASDLLLKPVFICPDPDRKNAYLVLTEVLNPDGTAHETNGRAHIEEEDEDFWFGYEQEYFLYDPQTRLPLGFPAGGFPEPQGPYYCGVGGSKSFGRAIVEEHFDICLEAGLNVEGINAEVAAGQWEFQIFAKGAHNAGDQIWMARFLLERTAEKYGVDVEWHPKPLGKDLDWNGSGMHANFSNGLMRTCGDEKVFNAICEEFGKHIKEHIDVYGAYNDQRLTGLHETAAITDFSYGVSDRGASIRIPVGTVEDGWKGRLEDRRPASNGDPYKIGARIIKTVHAAKI, from the coding sequence ATGAAATCAAAATTGGAATACATTTGGTTGGACGGAAGTGTACCAACTCAGCAGCTTAGAGCAAAAACGCGTGTAGCAGATAATTTTAGCGGTAAATTGGAAGACTGTCCGGTATGGTCTTTCGATGGATCTTCAACTAACCAGGCCGGTGGTGGTGCTTCTGACCTTCTTTTGAAGCCTGTTTTCATTTGTCCTGATCCAGACCGTAAAAATGCATACCTTGTTTTAACTGAAGTTCTAAATCCTGATGGAACAGCTCACGAAACCAATGGTCGCGCTCATATCGAAGAAGAAGATGAAGACTTCTGGTTCGGTTACGAGCAAGAGTATTTCCTTTACGATCCACAAACTCGTTTGCCTTTAGGTTTCCCTGCAGGAGGTTTTCCTGAGCCACAAGGACCTTACTACTGTGGTGTAGGTGGTTCTAAATCTTTCGGTCGTGCGATTGTTGAAGAGCATTTCGATATTTGTTTGGAAGCCGGTTTGAACGTTGAAGGTATTAACGCTGAGGTAGCTGCCGGACAGTGGGAATTCCAGATTTTTGCTAAAGGTGCCCACAATGCGGGTGACCAAATCTGGATGGCTCGTTTCCTTTTGGAGCGTACTGCTGAAAAATATGGTGTTGACGTTGAGTGGCATCCAAAACCACTTGGAAAAGATCTTGACTGGAACGGTTCAGGTATGCACGCTAACTTCTCAAACGGTTTAATGAGAACTTGTGGCGACGAAAAAGTATTTAATGCAATTTGCGAAGAGTTCGGTAAGCACATTAAAGAACATATTGATGTTTACGGAGCGTACAACGACCAACGTTTGACCGGATTGCACGAAACTGCTGCCATCACTGATTTCAGCTATGGTGTTTCTGACCGTGGTGCTTCAATCCGTATTCCTGTAGGAACTGTTGAGGATGGCTGGAAAGGTCGTTTGGAAGACCGTCGTCCTGCATCAAATGGTGATCCTTATAAAATTGGAGCAAGAATTATTAAAACTGTTCATGCTGCAAAAATTTAA
- a CDS encoding TldD/PmbA family protein: protein MKVDRRDFIKTSGMFAAGSMVLPPFVQSCQNVQISADVKSYLDHFEVSTEMLQKVIATAMSKGGDYADLFFEHKISNSLALEDGKVNRAYSNIDFGVGIRVLKGDQTGFAYSENIALDDMLNAAKMAANIANSSASFTAADYNEKLPANYYKISKKWEDVSVKDKVPFVQKVNDKIFGLDEKVIKVNAGMSDESSYVMFYNSEGRLTYDYRPMVSFYAVCVMQEGEQIENAYSARSVRRGFEWLTEDLVDELANEAVEKTNLLFKAGKPKAGEMPVVLGAGGSGILLHEAIGHTFEADFNRKGTSIFSDKLNKKVAESFINIIDDGTLPNDRGAINIDDEGNDVQKTYLVKDGILNSYLHDRISAKYYGVEPTGNGRRESFRHMPIPRMRSTYMENGPHTTEEIFAAVDYGVYVDNFTNGEVKIGAGDFTFFVKSGYIIENGKLTTPIKDINIVGNGPQALADISMAANDYKNDSGTWTCGKDGQSVPVTLGLPTVLVKKMTVGGTNA, encoded by the coding sequence ATGAAAGTTGACAGACGTGATTTTATTAAAACAAGTGGTATGTTTGCAGCGGGAAGTATGGTTTTACCTCCCTTTGTGCAATCGTGCCAAAACGTACAAATTTCAGCAGACGTGAAAAGTTATTTAGACCATTTTGAAGTCAGTACCGAAATGTTGCAAAAAGTTATTGCAACAGCCATGAGTAAAGGCGGCGATTATGCCGACTTATTTTTTGAACACAAAATTTCAAACAGCCTGGCGCTTGAAGACGGGAAAGTAAACCGCGCTTATTCCAACATCGATTTCGGAGTTGGTATTCGTGTGCTAAAAGGCGACCAAACCGGTTTTGCCTACTCCGAAAATATTGCGCTCGACGATATGCTGAATGCAGCAAAAATGGCCGCTAACATTGCCAACAGCAGCGCCAGTTTTACTGCTGCCGACTACAACGAAAAACTGCCCGCCAACTACTACAAAATTTCGAAAAAGTGGGAAGATGTTTCGGTGAAAGACAAAGTGCCTTTTGTACAAAAGGTAAACGATAAAATATTTGGCCTCGATGAAAAGGTAATAAAAGTAAATGCCGGAATGAGCGATGAAAGCAGTTACGTAATGTTTTACAACTCGGAAGGGCGTCTAACCTACGATTACCGACCAATGGTCAGCTTTTATGCGGTTTGTGTTATGCAGGAAGGTGAACAAATCGAGAATGCTTATTCAGCACGGTCGGTTCGCCGCGGTTTTGAGTGGCTGACTGAAGATTTGGTTGACGAACTGGCCAACGAAGCCGTTGAAAAAACCAATCTGCTGTTTAAAGCCGGGAAACCTAAAGCCGGTGAAATGCCTGTAGTTTTAGGGGCCGGAGGTTCGGGAATTTTACTTCACGAAGCCATTGGCCATACTTTTGAGGCCGATTTCAACAGAAAAGGAACTTCTATTTTCAGCGACAAACTGAATAAAAAAGTTGCTGAAAGTTTCATTAATATTATCGACGATGGTACGCTGCCAAACGACCGCGGAGCCATTAATATAGACGACGAAGGAAACGACGTACAAAAAACCTACCTGGTAAAAGACGGTATCCTGAACAGCTACCTGCACGACCGGATCAGTGCCAAATATTATGGTGTTGAACCAACAGGTAACGGACGTCGCGAATCGTTCCGCCACATGCCAATTCCACGAATGCGATCAACCTACATGGAAAATGGTCCGCACACCACCGAAGAAATTTTTGCTGCTGTTGATTACGGCGTTTATGTCGACAATTTCACCAATGGCGAGGTTAAAATCGGTGCCGGCGACTTTACCTTCTTTGTAAAATCGGGTTACATTATCGAAAACGGAAAACTCACCACTCCTATCAAGGACATTAATATTGTTGGTAACGGACCTCAGGCTTTGGCCGACATTTCGATGGCTGCCAACGACTACAAAAACGACAGCGGCACCTGGACCTGTGGAAAAGACGGACAATCGGTTCCGGTTACACTTGGTTTGCCAACTGTTTTAGTGAAAAAAATGACCGTTGGAGGAACAAATGCATAG
- a CDS encoding TldD/PmbA family protein, translated as MTKEEKYTLAKWAMNHALENGAQEVSVNISNNQSSSVEVREEKIDKLEQALQSNLSIRLFVDKKYSSHSTSRLNKEDLARFIEEAIEGTKYLSEDEFRTLPDPELYYKGDGQDLGSLDENFGNVDPEEKIQVAFAAEKEILGSNERIISVSSSYYDGLNERVMVNSNGFEGDTANSYFGIYTNVSVKGDGDARPEFGWGETSIIYNELKKEGTGTTALKRALDKIGAKKIESGTMPMIVENRVVSRIFSPLMNALDGSAIQQKNSFLIDKLGEKVASEKLTLTDDPFIIGGRGSRLFDGEGIATKKRSVFEKGVLKRYYIDTYYGKKLEMEPNSGSTTNLVFETGDKDLDALIASVKKGIFVTGFNGGNSNGSTGDFSYGIEGFLVENGELVKPVTEMNITGNMKTLWANIGEIGNDVREDSSWRTPSILFNDVDFSGL; from the coding sequence ATGACAAAAGAAGAAAAATATACATTGGCAAAATGGGCTATGAATCATGCATTGGAGAACGGAGCCCAGGAAGTAAGCGTAAACATATCGAACAACCAAAGCAGCAGTGTTGAAGTGCGCGAAGAAAAAATTGACAAACTGGAACAGGCGCTGCAAAGCAATTTATCTATTCGTTTGTTTGTCGACAAAAAATACTCATCGCACTCCACCAGCCGCTTAAATAAAGAAGATCTGGCACGGTTTATTGAAGAAGCTATTGAAGGCACAAAATACCTGTCGGAAGATGAATTCAGAACACTGCCCGATCCTGAATTGTATTACAAAGGTGATGGACAAGATCTGGGTTCCTTAGACGAAAATTTTGGCAACGTTGACCCGGAAGAAAAAATACAGGTTGCCTTTGCTGCCGAGAAAGAAATTCTGGGAAGCAACGAGCGTATTATATCGGTGTCCAGTAGTTATTACGACGGATTGAATGAGCGCGTAATGGTAAACAGCAATGGTTTCGAGGGCGACACAGCCAACTCGTACTTTGGAATATACACCAATGTTTCGGTAAAAGGCGATGGCGATGCCCGCCCGGAATTTGGCTGGGGAGAGACTTCGATAATATACAACGAATTAAAAAAAGAAGGAACAGGAACAACCGCACTAAAACGTGCGCTTGATAAAATCGGTGCGAAAAAGATCGAATCGGGAACCATGCCGATGATCGTTGAAAACCGTGTGGTAAGCCGCATTTTCAGCCCGCTGATGAATGCACTTGACGGATCAGCTATCCAGCAGAAAAATTCATTCCTTATCGATAAACTTGGCGAAAAAGTAGCTTCTGAGAAGCTAACGCTAACCGACGATCCGTTTATTATCGGAGGCCGTGGTTCGCGCCTGTTTGATGGCGAAGGTATTGCTACCAAAAAACGCTCTGTTTTTGAAAAAGGCGTTTTAAAAAGGTATTACATCGACACTTACTACGGCAAAAAACTGGAAATGGAGCCCAACAGCGGATCGACGACCAACCTTGTTTTTGAAACCGGCGATAAAGACCTCGACGCATTAATTGCATCGGTAAAAAAAGGAATTTTTGTTACCGGATTTAACGGGGGTAACAGCAACGGATCAACCGGTGATTTCTCGTACGGTATTGAAGGATTTTTAGTGGAGAACGGTGAGCTTGTTAAACCGGTTACTGAAATGAATATTACCGGAAACATGAAAACCTTATGGGCAAACATTGGAGAAATTGGTAACGACGTGCGCGAAGATTCATCGTGGCGCACACCATCGATTCTTTTCAACGATGTTGATTTTAGTGGATTGTAA
- a CDS encoding pitrilysin family protein yields the protein MKKLSFLLSLSLAFLLFLGSCTTTKQSDDKLSVPYVQYQLDNGLDVILHQDKSDPIVAVAIMYHVGSNREVPGKTGFAHLFEHMMFQQSENVGQDEFFTKIQSAGGTLNGGTGNDQTIYYEVVPKNALEMVLWMESDRMGFLENTVTKSAFANQQNVVQNEKRQSYDNRPYGFNQWVIAKNLYPEGHPYNWTVIGEMEDLFNASVDDVKAFHSKFYVPNNTTIVLAGDFEEEDVKPMLEKYFGEIKGGEKVEDMEPQNITLDETKKLYHEDNFARTPQLTMIWPTVEQYNDDAYALRFLAQVLGSGKKSPFYRVIVKDKKLAPRASVFSRAMELTGQFTISVNANAGTSLAEVENAVFEAFQLFEEEGITEKDLEKHKAGLETQFYNGVSSVLNKSFQLAMYNEFAGSPGFIEEDIAKIQAVTIEDIKRVYDKYIKGKNYLATSFVPKGQLDLIAENSVDAGIVEENILEATQVDQSAIAEEEIIAKTPTEFDRSVEPAKGPDPEISVPEVWTDETTNGIKVYGIEQNELPLVQYSIVMDGGHILAPTDKAGVASFMASMLMEGTATKTPEELEEEIDLLGANISVRAGTENISVYVNSLTRNYEKTLALVEEILLQPRWDEEQFELVKSRMINNVKRNEANPDYLAMVAFDKLVYGDDNILAMPTSGTVESLESITMDDLKDFYNKAISPSVARMHVVGKIDQERVVTGLAGLSSNWEAHEVVFPEIAAPKLPEKSTIYFVDVPGAKQSVINIGQNAIPRTSDDFEKATVMNYKLGGSFNGIVNLILREEKGYTYGARTYFSGGKNYGTFQASSSVRTTATEESVQIFKDEIEKYREGISDTDLQFTKDALIKSNARGFETLGALHSMLTTISAYDLPFDYVKQEEEFIKSLTPEQHKELAQKLLDPEHMYYVVVGDAETQLAALKNIGLGDPVLFEL from the coding sequence ATGAAAAAACTAAGTTTTCTCCTCAGTCTCAGTTTGGCATTCCTACTGTTTCTGGGTTCGTGCACTACCACAAAACAAAGCGATGACAAACTTTCGGTTCCTTACGTTCAGTATCAGCTGGATAACGGTCTTGATGTAATTCTACACCAGGATAAATCAGATCCGATTGTTGCAGTTGCGATTATGTACCATGTCGGTTCAAACCGCGAAGTTCCCGGAAAGACCGGCTTTGCTCACTTGTTTGAGCATATGATGTTTCAGCAGTCAGAAAATGTTGGTCAGGATGAATTCTTTACAAAAATTCAGTCGGCCGGAGGAACATTAAACGGCGGAACAGGAAACGACCAGACCATTTATTATGAGGTTGTTCCGAAAAATGCACTGGAAATGGTGCTTTGGATGGAATCAGACCGAATGGGTTTCCTCGAGAATACCGTAACCAAATCGGCATTTGCCAACCAGCAAAATGTTGTTCAAAATGAAAAACGTCAATCCTACGACAACCGCCCTTACGGTTTTAACCAGTGGGTAATTGCCAAAAATTTGTATCCCGAGGGGCATCCGTATAACTGGACTGTAATTGGCGAAATGGAAGACTTGTTCAATGCGTCGGTAGATGATGTAAAAGCATTTCACTCGAAATTTTATGTACCTAACAATACCACGATTGTGTTGGCCGGCGATTTTGAGGAAGAGGATGTTAAACCAATGCTCGAGAAGTATTTTGGTGAAATTAAGGGTGGCGAAAAAGTGGAAGATATGGAGCCGCAGAATATCACATTGGATGAAACTAAAAAGCTGTATCACGAAGATAATTTTGCCAGAACACCCCAGTTAACGATGATTTGGCCAACTGTTGAGCAGTACAACGACGATGCTTACGCACTAAGATTTCTGGCTCAAGTGTTAGGAAGTGGCAAAAAATCGCCTTTCTATCGGGTGATTGTGAAGGACAAAAAATTAGCACCGCGGGCATCGGTATTCAGCCGTGCGATGGAGTTGACCGGACAGTTTACTATTTCGGTAAATGCCAATGCAGGCACAAGTCTTGCCGAAGTTGAAAACGCGGTGTTCGAGGCATTTCAGCTTTTTGAAGAGGAAGGAATTACCGAGAAGGACCTGGAGAAACACAAAGCCGGGTTGGAAACTCAATTTTATAACGGCGTAAGTTCTGTATTGAACAAATCGTTTCAGTTGGCAATGTATAACGAATTTGCAGGATCTCCTGGATTTATCGAGGAAGATATTGCAAAAATTCAAGCCGTAACGATTGAAGATATCAAACGGGTTTACGACAAATATATAAAAGGGAAAAATTACCTGGCAACCAGCTTTGTTCCTAAAGGGCAGCTTGATTTGATTGCCGAAAATTCGGTTGATGCAGGTATTGTTGAAGAGAATATTTTAGAGGCTACCCAGGTTGATCAGTCGGCCATTGCCGAAGAAGAAATAATTGCAAAAACACCAACCGAGTTTGATCGCTCGGTGGAACCGGCAAAAGGACCCGATCCTGAAATTTCGGTGCCTGAGGTTTGGACTGATGAAACTACAAACGGCATTAAAGTTTATGGTATCGAGCAAAACGAATTGCCTTTGGTTCAATATTCGATAGTTATGGACGGCGGTCATATTCTGGCTCCAACAGATAAAGCAGGGGTGGCAAGTTTTATGGCCAGTATGTTAATGGAAGGTACGGCAACAAAAACGCCCGAAGAACTGGAAGAAGAAATCGATTTGCTTGGTGCTAATATCAGTGTTCGAGCCGGAACCGAAAATATTTCGGTTTATGTAAACAGTCTTACCCGAAACTATGAAAAAACGCTGGCACTTGTTGAGGAGATTTTATTGCAACCGCGTTGGGACGAGGAGCAGTTTGAACTGGTAAAATCGCGCATGATAAACAATGTAAAACGCAACGAGGCCAATCCTGATTATTTGGCAATGGTGGCATTCGATAAGTTGGTTTACGGCGACGATAATATATTGGCAATGCCCACTTCCGGCACTGTTGAAAGTCTGGAATCGATAACCATGGATGACCTGAAAGATTTCTACAACAAAGCAATTTCGCCATCGGTGGCGAGAATGCATGTAGTTGGAAAAATCGATCAAGAAAGGGTTGTTACAGGGCTAGCCGGTTTAAGCTCGAACTGGGAAGCGCATGAAGTTGTATTTCCTGAAATTGCAGCGCCGAAACTTCCGGAGAAATCAACCATCTATTTTGTTGATGTTCCGGGTGCTAAACAGTCGGTAATTAATATTGGACAAAATGCCATCCCACGCACTTCTGACGATTTTGAGAAGGCGACGGTAATGAATTACAAGTTGGGTGGTAGTTTCAACGGAATTGTGAACCTTATCCTGCGCGAAGAAAAAGGCTATACTTATGGTGCCCGGACTTATTTCTCGGGAGGTAAAAATTACGGAACATTCCAGGCCAGCTCAAGCGTTCGTACTACGGCTACTGAAGAATCGGTACAAATTTTTAAAGACGAGATTGAAAAATACCGGGAAGGAATTTCGGATACCGATTTGCAGTTTACCAAAGATGCGCTGATAAAATCGAATGCCCGTGGATTTGAAACGCTCGGTGCATTACATTCGATGCTTACCACTATTAGTGCTTACGATCTGCCTTTCGATTACGTGAAGCAAGAGGAAGAGTTTATTAAGTCGTTAACGCCTGAGCAGCACAAAGAACTGGCTCAGAAATTATTGGATCCCGAACACATGTATTATGTTGTTGTTGGAGATGCAGAAACGCAACTTGCAGCATTAAAGAATATCGGTTTAGGCGACCCGGTTTTATTCGAATTGTAA
- a CDS encoding dihydroorotate dehydrogenase-like protein, protein MANLTTTYMGVELKNPLILGASNLVTKPDVIKQIEEAGIGAIVYRSLFEEQIQLESLQMDELLSEYENRNAEMTDLFPGLEHAGPKEHLYNLEKLVKSVDVPVFASLNAIYEPTWVEYAQELEKTGVAGLEINLYAVPGYFEVTGESIEDKQVQIVKAIKQVVKIPVSVKMSLFYTNPLNFIKKVDEAGADGYVLFNRFFQPEIDIEKEEYFYPWELSNPKDHMVGLRYAGLLHGNVEGSICISRGIYDANDVIKMLLAGADVVQMVSTIYRNSPSVVSDILMDINKWMDDKGYKTLDDFRGKLSRKNMKDPFAYQRAQYVDILTKSEDIFKKYPMV, encoded by the coding sequence ATGGCAAATCTTACAACAACTTATATGGGTGTAGAGTTAAAAAATCCACTCATACTTGGAGCAAGTAACTTAGTAACGAAACCCGATGTAATTAAACAAATTGAAGAAGCCGGAATTGGGGCGATTGTATATCGTTCGCTTTTCGAGGAGCAAATTCAACTCGAAAGTCTGCAAATGGATGAGCTGCTTAGCGAATATGAAAACCGAAACGCAGAAATGACCGATCTTTTTCCTGGCCTGGAACACGCCGGACCAAAAGAGCATTTATACAATTTGGAAAAACTGGTAAAAAGTGTTGATGTTCCTGTATTTGCAAGTCTGAATGCCATTTACGAACCAACCTGGGTTGAATATGCGCAGGAACTGGAGAAAACAGGTGTAGCAGGTTTGGAAATAAATCTGTACGCAGTGCCGGGGTATTTCGAGGTTACCGGCGAATCGATTGAAGACAAGCAGGTGCAAATTGTTAAGGCCATTAAACAGGTGGTTAAAATTCCTGTAAGTGTAAAAATGAGTTTGTTTTACACCAATCCGTTGAATTTTATTAAAAAGGTTGATGAGGCCGGTGCTGATGGTTATGTACTATTTAACCGCTTTTTCCAACCCGAAATAGATATTGAGAAAGAAGAATATTTCTATCCCTGGGAATTAAGCAACCCAAAAGACCATATGGTAGGTTTGCGTTATGCCGGCTTGTTACATGGTAACGTTGAGGGAAGTATTTGTATTAGCCGTGGTATTTACGATGCCAACGATGTAATTAAAATGCTGCTTGCCGGAGCCGATGTGGTTCAAATGGTAAGTACTATTTACCGTAATTCACCATCAGTAGTTTCAGATATTCTCATGGATATTAATAAGTGGATGGACGATAAAGGATACAAAACGCTTGATGATTTCAGAGGAAAACTGTCTCGTAAAAATATGAAAGACCCGTTTGCATACCAGCGGGCACAATATGTGGATATACTAACGAAATCGGAAGATATCTTCAAAAAATATCCGATGGTTTAA